The Agrobacterium larrymoorei sequence CTGCGGAGCGCTTCAATCCCTAATATCGAGATTGGGGGTGGCCTTCCTGCAAAAGCCTGCTTAACATGGCCGGAGGGAGGAAAAAGGGATGCAGCGGGGCATAGTGTCACGATGACGGCGCGATATCTGATCTACCAGCAGCAGGACGACTTTCATTAGTGTCGGCACCTATGGCCGACTGAGAAAGTAACGATCCAACTGGTGAATGATGGCTGATATCGAATACGCAAAGACCTTTTTCCAACAGAACCCCGATATTGAAATCCTCGAAGCCTTCGTCATTGACGCCAATGGCATACCCCGGGGCAAGTGGATCCCGCGTGAGCGGGCGCTCGACGTGCTGGAAAAAGGCATGGCCGTGCCCCGTTCCGTTTATGCGCTGGATATATGGGGCCGCGACGTGAACGCCGCTGGTCTGGCAGAAGGAACCGGCGATCCTGACGGCTTGTGTTTTGCAGTGCCTGAAACCCTGTCGCGCGTCACATGGCTTGGGCGACCCACGGCGCAAGTGCTTCTCGCCATGACCGAGCCGGATGGTGCTGGTTTCTTCGCAGATTCGCGGCATGTTCTTGCGCAGGTTCTATCCGGCTTTACCAAGCGTGGCTTGACCCCTGTCGTTGCCACCGAACTTGAATTCTATCTGATCGATCCGGTCCGTTCCGCGCTCGATCCTGTGCGGCCGCCCAATAGCCGGGAAGGGCGCTGGCATACGGGTCAGACGCAGGTTCTCTCCATTTCCGAACTTCAGGATTTCGAAGACGTCTTTCACGACATCGCCACTGCCTGTCGCGCCCAGAACGTGCTGGCCGATACGACGCTTCGCGAAAATGGCCCCGGGCAATACGAAATCAACCTCAACCATGTGCCCGATGCGCTTCAGGCGGCGGATTTCGCCGTCTTCCTCAAGCGCATCGTCAAAGGGGTGGCGCGCAAGCATGATCTGGATGCCACCTTCATGGCCAAGCCCTATGGCACGCAAGCTGGCAACGGTATGCATGTGCATTTCTCCGTTCTGGATAAGGATGGACGAAACATCTATGTGGGCGAGGACGGTCCGTCGGAAGCGCTGATGCACAGCGTTGGTGGACTTCTGGAGAACATGGGGGAAAGCATGGCGGTGTTTGCGCCGCATGCCAATTCCTATCGGCGGCTGCGCCCGAGTGAACATGCGCCGACCTATGCCTCCTGGGGTTTCGACAACCGCTCGGCCGCCGTGCGGGTGATCACCGCAAGCAAACCGGCCACCCGCATCGAACACCGTGTGGCGGGTGCTGACACCAACCCCTATCTCGTGCTTGCCATGATCCTGAACGCGGCGCTTTCCGGCATGCGGGAGAAGCGCCAGCCGGGCGGTGCGATTGCTGGCGATAGCCATGCCATCAATCACGAGCCCTTGCCGACGAACTGGGATTATGCGGTCCAGCGCTTTGCCCGTTCGAGTTTTGCCTATGCCACGCTCGGCCAGCGCTACAGAACGCTCTATGCTGCCTGCAAGCAGCAGGAAATTTCCGAATTCTCGCTTCGCGTCACCGATGTGGAATATGACGCCTATATCAGGACGGTGTGAAACATGGCTCAGGTAACCGCGCTTCCGAACCCCGGTCACACGACCTCCTGGTATGCCGCCTCCGCCAATGACAAGACTGTACGACCGGCGCTCGAAGGCGAGATGCATGCGGATATCTGTGTGATCGGCGCTGGCTTCACCGGCATGTCGGCTGCACTCGAGCTTGCGGAAAAAGGCTTCTCTGTCATCGTGCTGGAAGGCTCCCGGATCGGTTTTGGCGCATCCGGTCGCAATGGCGGTCAGATCGTCAATGGCTACAGCCGCGATCTCGAAACCATCGCGGGGCGCTATGGGCACGAGAAGGCCGTGAAACTCGGCGAGATGTCGCTGGAGGGCGGACAGATCATCCGCGAGCGGGTGGCGAAATATGGGATCGACTGCGATCTCGTGGATGGCGGTTTCTTCGCCGCTTTCACACCAAAGCAGATCAAGGAGATGGAAGCCAACAAGGCGCATTGGGAGAAGCACGGGCATTCCGGGCTGGAGATGGTGTCCAAGGCAGAGGTGGGCAAATATGTGAAGTCCGATCGTTATGCCGGCGGCATGATCGACCGGTTCGGCGGTCATATCCATCCACTGAATTACGTGCTGGGTGAGGCGGCTGCGATTGAGAAGATGGGTGGCCGCATCTTCGAAAATTCCAGAGTGATCGGTGTCGAGAAGGGAACGAACCCAACGGTCAGAACCGCGCATGGCAAGGTCACGGCGAAATATGTGCTGGTCTGCGGCAATGCCTATCTTGGCAAGCTCTTGCCGGAAATCGGCGATCGGATGATGCCGGTCTCAAGCCAGGTCATGGCGACAGAGCCGCTCGATGCGAGCCTGATCGAGAGCCTGCTTCCCGCAAATTATTGCGTCGAAGATGCCAACTATATTCTCGATTATTATCGGCGTACTTCAGACAACCGGCTGCTCTATGGCGGCGGCATCGGTTATGGCGGCAGTGATCCGGCCGACCTGACCAGTGTCATCCGCCCCAATATGCTGAAAACCTTTCCACAGTTGAAGGACGTCAAGATCGACTTTGCCTGGAGCGGCAACTTCGCGCTGACACTGACGCGCATTCCGCATATGGGGCGGCTGTCGGAGAACATCTATTTCTCCCACGGCGATAGCGGTCATGGGGTGACCACCACGCAATTGCTCGGGCGTATTTTGGCGGAAGTCGTCTCCGGTCAGGCAGGACGCTTCGATGTCTGGTCATCGCTGCCGAATTTTCCATTTCCAGGCGGCAAGACCTTCCGAGTGCCGCTCACCATGCTGGGTGCATGGTGGTACGGCCTGCGCGACAAGCTCGGACTATAAGGACTTCAACCCCTTCAGCGCGCGCTCGACGATCTCATCGGGCGTGGCATCGATGTTCACGGTGACGACTCCCGGTTCACCGGTTGGGACTTCCAGCGTGTCGAGTTGCGTCTTTAGCAGCGATAGCGGCATGAAGTGGCCCTTGCGTGCACCCATGCGGCTCGTCAAAAGCTCGACGCTGCCTTCCAGGAAAACAAAGGCCAAGGGTCCGCCGCAGGCCGCCCGCAGCCGGTCGCGATAGGATTTCTTCAAGGCCGAGCAGGAAATCACCACGCCACCGGCCTTATAGCCTTGGCGAAGCTCCGCACCCACGAGATCGAGCCACGGCCACCGGTCATCATCGGTCAGTGGAATACCGGCGCTCATCTTCTCGACATTGGCCTTCGGGTGCAGCCTGTCACCCTCCTGAAACGGTATCCCGAGCTTTTCCGCCAGCTCCGCGCCGACAGTGGATTTGCCGCAGCCGCTGACGCCCATCACGATGATTGCCTGTTTCACGCGAAAACCTTTCCCTTTTTTGGTTCTGCTGGCCTAGCAAGAAGGCGGAGATAAGAAAATCGTTTTTTATCAACGAAGCCTTCCCAGGCGCCGGATCGCGTTGTTGAAATCGCAATATCCACGTGCCTAAAATCCCCGAACACAGACTGTTGAGTCTCTGCATGCCGAGGCACCATGACCAGACAACGCCGCCGCTCTATCATCAAGGCAAGACGCACAGGAATGGGGCTGGCGCTGGTGGCCGCCATCTCGTTTGTGGCTGGAATGACGGATGCGATCGGGCTGATGATGTCGGGAGACTTCGTGTCCTTCATGACCGGCAACACCACCCGTGCGGCGATTTCGCTGGAGGCCGGCCAGTATGATCACGCATTGAAGCTTTTTCTTGCCATCATCACTTTCGTCGCTGGCAATGCTGCGGGCATCATCATCGCCCATAGTTCGCAGCGCCGCATCTTCACCGTGCTTTGCTCGGTTGCCCTCATGCTGGCACTCGCCGCCCTGATGCAGGCGTCCGCACTTCGCCCTATCGACTTCTATCTGATCGTCTTTGCCATGGGTATGATCAACGCAGCGGTCGAGCATATCGAAGGTCTACCGATCGGGCTGACCTATGTGACGGGTGCGCTCTCTCGCTTCGGTCGTGGTATTGGCCGCTTGATTTTGGGCGAGCGAAAGCTCGACTGGACGATCCAGCTTGCCCCCTGGCTCGGAATGGTGTCGGGCGCGATTTCGGGCGCGATCCTTGCGAGCCTGTTTCCGGATGGCGCACTCCTCGTCGTCAGTCTGATCGTCTTTGTCGTGGCACTGGCAAGCTTGCTGATGCCGAGGTCTCTCAGAAGCCGCTATAATCAGCGCGTCGCGATCAAGCGTGCCGCAACTGGCGCTTAGGCATCTTATTTGCGCGAGAGCGTGACGAAGGAGGTGCCTCTCACACGCACAGTCATTTCGCAAGGGACGCTGTCGGTCCGATCGCAATAGCGTGGATGCATTTTCAGCACGAAGACCATGTTGCCGAAGCGCTGGATAAAATCGTAGCCGTAGATCGTGGCAGTTGCGATCAACAGATATCCGCCCTCTTTCACCTGGACGTAAAAGTTATAGGGGCAGCCGTCGTCATTGCAGGTGGTGCTCTTATGACCGTCGCAGGTCAGCGCTCCGCGATTGGTCACCGCATCCATCAGCCCGTCATTGTTGATGTCGATGCGGGAGATGTAATCGGGTCCGAATTCGGCGACCTTGCACTGCTTTTGGAAAAAAGCCTTCTCATAAACTTCCGGATCGCTAATCAATTCCTGTTGGGCGAGCGCTGGCGTCATCAGGCTCAAAAGCGCCAGCAGGCTCAGCATGGATGAGAAGAGACGTTTCAAGGCAAGTGTCCTTCGTGGTCTGATCGCTGCCGTCAGGAACATCCATAAGCAAAACGGCTTCATCTTTACCGGATTTGCGTTATGGATGGCGCAGCATAATGATGGCGAGGTCTATAACCCGCCGCGCTTGCGTCACACTGACCGCCACCACAGAAATCAAGGAGCGCCTCTTCATGTCACTCTTGGCCTTCCTCGATTATGCGGGTGTCGCTGTTTTTGCGGCAACAGGCGCTCTGGCTGCCTCACGCAAACAGCTGGATTTCATCGGCTTCATGTTCTTCGCTGCAGCGACAGGGATCGGCGGGGGCACATTGCGGGATCTGGTGCTTGGCCGTGCGCCGGTCTTCTGGGTGATCAATCCGACCTACATCCTCGTCTGCGTCGGTGTGGCAGCACTCGTTTATTTCACCGCGCACCTTTTCGAATCCCGTTACCGCCTGCTGATCTGGCTGGATGCCGTCGGCCTTTCGGCCTATTGGGTCATGGGGGCAGCCAAGGGTCTTGCTGCCACCGGATCGCCGACTGTTGCGATCGTCACCGGAACGATGACCGCCACCTTTGGCGGAGTCCTGCGTGATGTTCTTGCGGGCGAGCCTTCTGTTCTGCTGCGCCCGGAAATCTATATCAGCTGTGCGCTGGCTGGCGCCTGCGTGTTCACCGGCGTGCATTTCCTCGGTGCGCCCCTCATCGTGTCTTCGACGGCAGGCATTCTCACCGCTTTTGGCATCCGTAGCGGAGCGCTGATTTTCGGTTGGACCTTTCCGCCCTACAGGTCTCGCCCTGGTCGTCCACCCGAAGACGTGATGTAGGGCGAGGACGAAGCCTCGAAACGATAAAGGCACCTTCCGGTGCCTTTTCCAATCGAACCATCTCGTATCAGCGCTGTTTGCGCCGCAGGCGGATAACAACATCCACATGGGCGATTTCCATACCCTGTGGTGGTTCGGGAAGATTGCCGATCTGCAGATTGTTGACCGGAATATCGAGAACCTCGTTTTCACCCTCAACGAAAAAGTGATGGTGATCCGAGACGTTGGTGTCGAAATAGGTCTTCGCACCCTCAACCGCGAGCACGCGGATCAGGCCAGCCTCGGTGAATTGGTGCAGCGTATTGTAGACGGTTGCCAGCGAAACGGGCACGCCAGCCGTCACCGCCTCGTCATGAAGCTCTTCTACCGTCAGGTGGCGGTCGCCCTTCGCGAACAGCAGATCGCCAAGCGCAATGCGCTGGCGTGTCGGGCGCAGGCCGAAGCGGCGTAGCCGTGTTCCAATGTCCAAGCTGGCGTCAAATGCCATCGGTTGCGGTTCCTGAGAACGGTTATAAAGTGCGTCGTGAGGATGCATATATCTTTTAAGGACAAGGCTTTCAATAGTTTCCGGCGGAGCCGCCTGTCCTATTGGCGGCAAAAGGGCCGTTTTTGCAATTTTCCGCTGGTTCCGTCCTTACGCTTCCTGTATGCGGGCGCCATATTGAGAACAGGCCTCTGGCAAGTTGGTCTGCTCCAATGTGGATGCTGCCCTTGCGGTGCTTCATTTTGAGCCTAACTTGCTTTACAGAAGTCTAGAAACACGATGAGACGGGAAACGGAAGCAATGGCAACGAGGCAATCGAGCTATAATTATGAGGAAATTCTGGCATGTGGCCGTGGCGAACTGTTTGGCCCCGGCAATGCACAGCTTCCTCTGCCTCCAATGCTGATGGTTCATCGTATCACTGAAATTTCCGAAACCGGCGGCGAGTTCGACAAGGGCTTCATCCGCGCGGAATATGACGTGAAGCCGGATGACTGGTACTTCCCGTGCCACTTTCAGGGAAACCCGATCATGCCGGGCTGCCTCGGTCTCGACGGCATGTGGCAGCTGACAGGCTTCTTCCTCGGCTGGCTGGGTGAGCCTGGCCGCGGCATGGCGCTCTCCACCGGTGAAGTAAAGTTCAAAGGCATGGTTCGTCCTGAAACCAAGCTCCTGCAATATGGTATCGATTTCAAGCGCGTGATGCGCGGCCGCCTCGTGCTCGGCACCGCCGATGGCTGGCTGAAGGCCGATGGCGAAACCATCTATCAAGCGACGGACCTTCGCGTTGGTCTGTCTAAGGAAAAGACCGCCTGACGTCTTTGGCAAGACGGGCGCAACTCGCGCCATCTGCGGCAAGCTTTAAGAAAAGGTCACCTTCATGAGAAGAGTAGTAGTCACCGGCCTCGGTATCGTTTCATCGATCGGCAGCGACGCGGGCGAAGTCACGGCTTCTTTGAGAGACGCCAAGTCCGGCATTTCGTTCTCGCCCGACTTTGCCGAACATGGCTTCAAGTGCCAGGTCTGGGGCAAGCCATCGCTTGATCCGACCGATCTGGTGGATCGTCGCGCCATGCGCTTTCTCTCCCAGGGTGGAGCGTGGAACCATGTTGCGATGAAGCAGGCGATTGCCGATTCCGGTTTGGAAGAGGGCGATATCAGCGGCAATGAGCGCACCGGCATCATCATGGGCTCGGGTGGTCCGTCCACACGCACCATCGTCGAGGCATCCGACATCACGTTGAAGAACAACAGCCCGAAGCGCATCGGCCCCTTTGCCGTGCCGAAGGCCATGTCGTCTACGGCATCCGCCACCCTTGCCACATGGTTCAAGATCCACGGCGTGAACTACTCCATCTCGTCTGCCTGCTCGACATCGGCGCACTGCATCGGCAACGCCGCTGAAATGATTCAGTGGGGCAAGCAGGATGTGATGTTCGCTGGCGGCCACGAGGATCTCGACTGGTCCATGTCGAATCTTTTCGACGCCATGGGCGCCATGTCGTCCAAGTACAACGAAACGCCCTCGGTCGCCTCGCGCGCCTATGACGTCAATCGCGATGGTTTCGTGATTGCCGGTGGTGCAGGCGTTCTGGTTCTGGAAGAGCTGGAGCATGCCAAGGCACGCGGCGCGAAGATCTATGCGGAAATCGTCGGCTACGGCGCGACCTCGGATGGTTACGACATGGTGGCACCGTCCGGCGAAGGCGCCATCCGCTGCATGCGTCAGGCGCTCGCGACCGTGAAGGGCGATATCGATTACGTCAACACCCACGGTACCTCCACGCCTGTCGGCGACAGCAAGGAAATTGGCGCGATCCGCGAAGTCTTCGGCGATAAGATCCCGCATATCCAGTCGACCAAGTCGTTGACGGGCCATTCGCTCGGTGCTGCCGGCGTTCAGGAATCGATCTATGGTCTGTTGATGATGCAGGAACGCTTCATCGGCGAGAGCGCCCACATCGAGACCATCGATCCGGAATTCGATGGCGTTCCGATCGTTCGCCAGCGCATCGACAATGCCAAGATCGACACTGTCCTCTCCAACTCCTTCGGCTTCGGCGGTACCAACGCCACGCTCGTCTTCCAGCGCTATAACGGATAATTGCCCATGAACGGCATCATGCAGGGTAAACGCGGCCTCATCATGGGCGTCGCAAACAATCACTCGATCGCCTGGGGCATTGCCAAGGCACTGGCCGCACAGGGCGCGGAACTGGCTTTTACCTATCAGGGTGAAGCTCTTGGAAGGCGCGTCAAGCCGCTCGCGGCTGAAGTCGGCTCCGATTTCATCGTACCCTGCGATGTCGAAGATATTGCATCCGTGGACGCTCTTTTTGAAACCCTGCGCGAGCGCTGGGGTTCGATCGACTTCGTCGTTCACGCCATCGGCTTTTCCGACAAGAACGAGCTGAAGGGTCTCTACGCCGATACGACACGCGAAAACTTCAGCCGCACGATGGTCATCTCATGCTTCTCTTTCACCGAGATTGCCAAGCGGGCGGCAAGCCTGATGACGGATGGCGGCTCGATGTTGACGTTGACCTATAACGGCTCCCAGCGCGTCATCCCGAATTACAATGTCATGGGCGTGGCAAAGGCGGCTCTCGAGGCGTCCGTCCGCTATCTGGCAGCCGACTATGGTCCGAAGGGGATTCGCGTCAATGCCATTTCGGCCGGTCCCGTCCGCACGCTGGCAGGCGCCGGCATTTCGGATGCGCGTGCAATCTTCGCATGGAACCTGAAGAACGCACCGTTGCGCCGCACAGCCGACATCGACGATATCGGCGGCTCTGCGCTCTATCTTCTGTCGAACCTCTCCCGCGGTGTGACCGGCGAATGCCACTATGTGGATTGCGGCTACAACATCACCTCGGTGCCGACACTGGAAGAGCTCCGCAGAGCTGACGCTGATTAAGCGGTCCGCCTGACCAGATCATGTTGAAAAAGCCCGGCATCGCTGGGCTTTTTTGTGCCCGATACTGAGGCGTTTGCTGGTGTTCCCGGGCGTTCGGAGACGCTTTTACTGATCTTTGTGTGTCGAAAAACAAGACATGTGGCAAATCTGAGATTTTCCGACAGGGAAATATAAAGAAAGCCCTCATAATGATCCTTGTGCGATACCACTCCCGCAAGATCAATTTCCGTCAGAGATAGAAGAGCGCATGCGAAGGCCAATGTTGCAGAAGGCATTACCTGGCAAGTTACTCCGCTCGCGCGATGGCGCCGCCGCGATCGAATTCGCCATTCTCGCCATGCCGTACTTCCTTGTCGTTTTCGCGATCCTGGAAACCTTTATCGCGATGATGGGTGAGCAGCTTTTCGTCAATGCCACCGACACCATGGCGCGCAAATTGCGGACCGGGCAGATCACCAATACCGTGACCAAGGAAGACTTTCGCAAGCAGTTCTGCCAGGAGGTTTCAGTTTTAGTAACCTGCTCGGAAGACGAGATCAAACAGGCCGCCAAACTTTACATCGATCTTCGCCAGTTCAATAGCTTCGCGGATATACCCAAAACCATCCCGCTGATCCAGACAGGCGAATATTACGATCTCAACACCTCTGTCTTCGGCTTCAAGCCCGGAGGGCCCGGCACGATCAATATGCTGCGGGTCTATTATCGCTGGCCGGTCATTACCGATCTCATTCGTCCCTATCTGACGAAGATCCGTCCGGCTGATGGTTCGATGCCCTCCCACTTCCTCATCGTTGCGACCGATGCGTATCGCAACGAGAATTACTAGCGAGCGGAAAAAGATGAAGGTCAAAACCAGACCATCCTGCGCGAAGACCAGCGGCATCTTTCTACGCTTTGCCAAGCACCGGGAAGGTGCGGGCGCAATCGAGTTTGCCATCATCTTTCCGCTGCTCGTATCGCTCTATCTAACGTCGTTCGAGCTGACGATAGGTTTCAGCGTCTATAAGCGCGCGACGCGTGCCGCTGGAGCGATTGCCGACATCGTCTCGACCCAGACGAAGGTCGACAAGGACTATCTGGCGACGATGAAGGATGTGGCCGCGGCGATCTTCGTTCCCTACGGCACGGATGGATTGAAGCTCAAGATCACCGGCATCAAGATCGATATCAACAAGAATGCGACGGTGGTATGGTCCTGGGACCAGGGCGGTGGTCGTCCCTATGCGGTCGGTGCCGCGGCGGATGTGCCGGCAAACTTACGCTCTGTCAGCGACTTTCTCGTGCATGCCGAACTGTCGGTGCCACATAGTCTGCTCATGTTCATGCCGACGATGGTATCGGAAAACTCGACCATCACGATCAGCCGGGATTACTATTTCGCCAAGCGCGAGGGTGACCCGATTCTCTGCCGCGACTGCTAAAGCGCAAAAAGTGCGAAACGATTTCGTGACGACGCCATGTACGAAACGCGCAGTTACGGTGTGAGGAGCGAATCCATTGGAGCGCGACAATGCTCAACATGTGTTGCGCAGGTGCAGGGTAGCTCAGTCAAAGCATGGGCTTTATGGCTCATCGGAGAAAACAAAAAAGCTGCGAAACGTCAGAGTCTCGCAGCTTTCATTTTTAGATGCCTGGAAACCGATCAGGCGGGCATGTCAAGCTTGCGGCTGAAGAACAGCGCCACGATGGTGCAGACCGCGCCGGACAGCAGGTAGATGCCGACGGCGAAGAGGCCGAATTCCGAAGAGAAGCCGAGCGCCACGAGGGGTGCGAAGCCTGCACCGATCAGCCACGAAATATCTGAGGTCAAGGACGCACCGGTGTAGCGATACTCCCGGCTGAAGCGCGACGCCAGCGCGCCGCCAGCCTGACCGAAGGACAGGCCGAGCAGCGAGAAGCCGATCAAGACGAACAGATAGCGGCCGATATCTCCAGACGCCATCAGGATTGGTGCGATGAAGCTGAACACGCCGATCAACGACGCGGCAATGACCAGCAGCTTGCGGCGCCCAATACGATCGGCAAGCGCGCCGGACACGACGATCATCCCACCGCCGATGATGGCGCTGATGAACTGAACGAAGAGAAAGTCCGACAGACGCTGCTGCGTATGCAGAACCACCCAGCTGATCGGAAAGACGGTAACGAGGTGGAACAGTGCGAAGCTAGCCAGCGGAACGAAGGCGCCGGTGATGACGACGCGCGACTGGCTGCGCAGCATCTCGAACATCGGCTTCGGCTCCAGTTCATGCTGGGCCAGCATGGCCTGGAATTCCGGCGTCACGATCATGCGAAGGCGGGCAAACAGTGCCAGAACATTCAGTGCCAGAGCGACGAAGAATGGGAAGCGCCACCCCCAGGCAAGAAACTCAGGGTTGGAAAGCTGGGTCACGAAGATGATGAAGAAGGCGCTGGCGAGACCAAAGCCCATGGCAGCACCGATCTGCGGCATCATCGCATACCAGCCGCGCTGCTTTTCAGGTGCGTTCATGGCCAGAAGCGAGACCAGACCATCCCACGCGCCGCCAAGACCGAGACCCTGACCGATGCGGAAGACGGCAAGCAGGATCGGCGCCATGATACCGACGTCACCATAAGAGGGCAGGAAACTGATCGCCATCGTCGATCCACAGAGTGTGAAGAGGGCGGCAGTCAACTTGACGGCACGACCGAACTTGCGGTCGATCTGCAGGAAGATGAGGGAACCGATCGGTCGCGCAATGAAGGCGAGCGAGAACACGGCGAAGGAATAGAGCGTCGCGGTCAGCGGATCCGCAAACGAAAAGAAGACGTAGGGAAACACCAGAACAGACGCGATCGCATAGACAAAAAAGTCGAAAAATTCAGTCATTCTCGCGAGAATGACAGCCATCGTGATGCGGTCCGGATCGACGGCTACGGGAGCCTGGCTCGATGGGGCGTCGGAGGCCGGAAACGTTGAGGCCGTGTCGGTATAGCTCATAATAGTCCCTCCTGCATATTGCGAACCATGTCCGTAACGCACGCGGCTCCTCATCCGTTGCGTTACATGCGACCGATTGTCACACACGCTAATGCACCCGTCAAACGGAATTGCCTGAAATTGCTTGCCGATGGGGCTCTGTTTGGAGTAACTGCTGGATACAGGAAAACTGCTTCGACCAGCTGTCATTGCTGCAGTGCAAAAGGCCGCTGCACCGCGACAAAATTACACATTTATTAAATGACATTTGGCAACTAATCCCGGTCCATACCGAATAATCGAGTAGAAGAACGTGCGCACGATCAAGAAACTTACCGCGGCCCTTGGGGGCCTGTCGTCGTTGCTGCTGCTCAGCGGCTGCAACCTCGTCGTCATGAACCCTTCCGGTGACGTCGCCCGCCAGCAGGCCGATCTGATCATCACTGCGACGGTTCTCATGCTGTTGATCATCGTTCCGGTCCTCGCGCTGACAATCTTCTTCGCCTGGAAGTATCGCGCGGCCGCCAAGGCGACCGATTACGATCCCGAGTGGCACCACTCCACCCGTCTGGAAATGGTCATCTGGTCTGCCCCGGTCGCCATCATCCTGATGCTTGGCACCGTTACGTGGATCGCCACCCACCGTCTCGATCCCTATCGCCCACTCGATCGTATCGATGAGGCCAGGGAAGTGACGGAAGCGGTCAAGCCGCTGACGGTCGAAGTGGTTGCCATGGATTGGAAGTGGCTGTTCTTCTATCCGGAACTCGGCATCGGCAGCGTCAATGAATTTGCCGCCCCCGTCGACGTTCCGATCAACTTCAAGATCACCGGCACGACGGCGATGAACTCCTTTTTCGTGCCAGCCCTTGCCGGTCAGATCTATGCCATGGGTGGCATGCAGACCAAGCTGCACGCCGTCATCAACCGCGAAGGCGTCTATGACGGCTTTTCGGCAAACTTCTCCGGCCCCGGCTTCTCGTGGATGCGCTTTAAGTTCCACGGCGTGAGCCAGCAAGGCTTCGACCAGTGGGTCGCCAAGGTCAAGGAAGGCGGCAAGCCTTTCGGCCGCATGGAATACCTGGAACTGGCCAAGCCGAGCGAACGCAATCCGGTGGAATACTTTGCCAATGTCGATCCTCAGCTTTATGACGCGATCCTCAATCGCTGCGTCGAGCCGAACAAGCTGTGCATGCGCGACATGATGCATGTCGATGCCAATGGCGGCGGCGGCAAGGAAGGCATCGATATAGCCAAGGCGCTGAACTCCGTTGTCTGCACCCCGCTTTCGCCCTACGGCGTGGCCACTGGCCCGGGCTCCATGCCTGCTGCCATCGAAGGCCAGACCTTTGAGCCTGCTGCGCTCCCGCAGGTCAAGGCGGAAGCCACGGCGTCTCCGGGCAAAGCCGGCTGAAATTGAAACGATTGTCTGCAGCGCGTTTTCGCGCTGCCCTTAAGGTTTGAAGCAAGAGGCTAAAATGGTCGCCACCACCGATCAAACGTCGTTCCTGTTCGGGAAGCTGACGTTGGAATCCATCCCGTACCACGAGCCGATCCTCGTCGTCACCTTTATCGGGGTGGCTATCGGGGCCATCGCCGTCCTCGGTCTCACGACCTATTTCCGACTCTGGGGTTATCTCTGGAGAGAATGGTTCACGTCGATCGACCACAAGA is a genomic window containing:
- a CDS encoding glutamine synthetase family protein, whose protein sequence is MMADIEYAKTFFQQNPDIEILEAFVIDANGIPRGKWIPRERALDVLEKGMAVPRSVYALDIWGRDVNAAGLAEGTGDPDGLCFAVPETLSRVTWLGRPTAQVLLAMTEPDGAGFFADSRHVLAQVLSGFTKRGLTPVVATELEFYLIDPVRSALDPVRPPNSREGRWHTGQTQVLSISELQDFEDVFHDIATACRAQNVLADTTLRENGPGQYEINLNHVPDALQAADFAVFLKRIVKGVARKHDLDATFMAKPYGTQAGNGMHVHFSVLDKDGRNIYVGEDGPSEALMHSVGGLLENMGESMAVFAPHANSYRRLRPSEHAPTYASWGFDNRSAAVRVITASKPATRIEHRVAGADTNPYLVLAMILNAALSGMREKRQPGGAIAGDSHAINHEPLPTNWDYAVQRFARSSFAYATLGQRYRTLYAACKQQEISEFSLRVTDVEYDAYIRTV
- a CDS encoding NAD(P)/FAD-dependent oxidoreductase translates to MAQVTALPNPGHTTSWYAASANDKTVRPALEGEMHADICVIGAGFTGMSAALELAEKGFSVIVLEGSRIGFGASGRNGGQIVNGYSRDLETIAGRYGHEKAVKLGEMSLEGGQIIRERVAKYGIDCDLVDGGFFAAFTPKQIKEMEANKAHWEKHGHSGLEMVSKAEVGKYVKSDRYAGGMIDRFGGHIHPLNYVLGEAAAIEKMGGRIFENSRVIGVEKGTNPTVRTAHGKVTAKYVLVCGNAYLGKLLPEIGDRMMPVSSQVMATEPLDASLIESLLPANYCVEDANYILDYYRRTSDNRLLYGGGIGYGGSDPADLTSVIRPNMLKTFPQLKDVKIDFAWSGNFALTLTRIPHMGRLSENIYFSHGDSGHGVTTTQLLGRILAEVVSGQAGRFDVWSSLPNFPFPGGKTFRVPLTMLGAWWYGLRDKLGL
- a CDS encoding gluconokinase; this translates as MGVSGCGKSTVGAELAEKLGIPFQEGDRLHPKANVEKMSAGIPLTDDDRWPWLDLVGAELRQGYKAGGVVISCSALKKSYRDRLRAACGGPLAFVFLEGSVELLTSRMGARKGHFMPLSLLKTQLDTLEVPTGEPGVVTVNIDATPDEIVERALKGLKSL
- a CDS encoding YoaK family protein is translated as MTRQRRRSIIKARRTGMGLALVAAISFVAGMTDAIGLMMSGDFVSFMTGNTTRAAISLEAGQYDHALKLFLAIITFVAGNAAGIIIAHSSQRRIFTVLCSVALMLALAALMQASALRPIDFYLIVFAMGMINAAVEHIEGLPIGLTYVTGALSRFGRGIGRLILGERKLDWTIQLAPWLGMVSGAISGAILASLFPDGALLVVSLIVFVVALASLLMPRSLRSRYNQRVAIKRAATGA
- a CDS encoding trimeric intracellular cation channel family protein; this encodes MSLLAFLDYAGVAVFAATGALAASRKQLDFIGFMFFAAATGIGGGTLRDLVLGRAPVFWVINPTYILVCVGVAALVYFTAHLFESRYRLLIWLDAVGLSAYWVMGAAKGLAATGSPTVAIVTGTMTATFGGVLRDVLAGEPSVLLRPEIYISCALAGACVFTGVHFLGAPLIVSSTAGILTAFGIRSGALIFGWTFPPYRSRPGRPPEDVM
- the irrA gene encoding iron response transcriptional regulator IrrA, with protein sequence MAFDASLDIGTRLRRFGLRPTRQRIALGDLLFAKGDRHLTVEELHDEAVTAGVPVSLATVYNTLHQFTEAGLIRVLAVEGAKTYFDTNVSDHHHFFVEGENEVLDIPVNNLQIGNLPEPPQGMEIAHVDVVIRLRRKQR
- the fabA gene encoding 3-hydroxyacyl-[acyl-carrier-protein] dehydratase FabA → MATRQSSYNYEEILACGRGELFGPGNAQLPLPPMLMVHRITEISETGGEFDKGFIRAEYDVKPDDWYFPCHFQGNPIMPGCLGLDGMWQLTGFFLGWLGEPGRGMALSTGEVKFKGMVRPETKLLQYGIDFKRVMRGRLVLGTADGWLKADGETIYQATDLRVGLSKEKTA